From the genome of Devriesea agamarum, one region includes:
- a CDS encoding Eco57I restriction-modification methylase domain-containing protein: MTLAPFTLRGHNPDVLTCIANLSNDEVFTPPEFANQMLDTLATAWADANDGADMWANADVTFLDPFTKSGVFLREIVRRLTDGLILAIPDLSERVDHILTRQVFGIGITQLTALLARRSVYCSKFANGPHSIAKSFATEDGNIWFERTEHTWGGGKREFRFDPLTGEEIAVYTNRKCLYCGAGEDDYARGDELETHAYAFIHTDDIKARIAELFGDNMQFDVIIGNPPYQLSDGGHGTSAAPIYQLFVEQAKKLGPRFLSMIVPSRWFAGGKGLDEFRESMLTDSRVRAINDYLSASDVFPGVGLKGGVCYFLWERDHPGLCEVTTHFKDWPKTTASRLLLEPGADVFIRFNEALSILRKVIAIETGQEHSLALPEGKRFERLVSSRKPFGLETTFKGRTSKAPGDVLIYQNGGTGYVARESIPSGAHLIDGWKIYVGRAAPGTGNKDTYPHRIISTPFLGESGSISSETYLCIGTFDTREEAESALSYLRCRLTRFLILLHKPSQDTTRKVYTFVPTQAWTRDWNDSDLYEKYGLSEDEIAFVERIVRPMEADE; encoded by the coding sequence GTGACCCTTGCACCTTTTACTCTCCGAGGGCACAACCCGGATGTCTTGACCTGCATCGCGAACCTCTCCAACGATGAGGTCTTCACCCCGCCAGAGTTCGCGAACCAGATGCTCGACACGCTCGCGACCGCGTGGGCGGACGCCAACGACGGCGCGGACATGTGGGCCAACGCCGATGTCACGTTCCTCGACCCGTTCACCAAGTCCGGGGTGTTCCTACGTGAGATCGTGCGTCGGCTCACCGACGGACTGATCCTGGCGATCCCCGATCTCTCCGAGCGCGTCGATCACATCCTGACCCGTCAGGTGTTCGGCATCGGGATCACCCAGCTCACTGCGCTGCTGGCGCGCCGGAGCGTCTACTGCTCGAAGTTCGCCAACGGCCCGCACTCCATCGCCAAGTCCTTCGCCACCGAGGACGGCAACATTTGGTTCGAGCGCACTGAGCACACCTGGGGCGGCGGTAAGCGCGAGTTCCGCTTCGATCCCCTCACGGGTGAGGAGATTGCGGTCTATACCAACCGCAAGTGCCTCTACTGCGGGGCGGGCGAGGACGACTACGCACGGGGCGACGAACTTGAGACTCACGCCTACGCCTTCATCCATACCGACGACATCAAAGCTCGCATCGCGGAGCTGTTTGGAGACAACATGCAGTTCGACGTCATCATCGGCAATCCGCCCTATCAGCTCAGCGATGGCGGGCATGGGACCAGTGCCGCCCCGATCTATCAACTCTTCGTAGAGCAGGCTAAGAAGCTCGGCCCGCGCTTTTTATCCATGATCGTTCCCTCCCGCTGGTTCGCGGGAGGAAAAGGCCTCGATGAGTTCAGGGAGTCAATGCTGACCGACAGCCGTGTGCGGGCAATCAACGATTACCTGAGCGCTTCGGATGTGTTCCCAGGGGTGGGACTCAAGGGCGGTGTGTGCTACTTCCTCTGGGAACGCGACCATCCCGGACTCTGCGAGGTCACCACCCACTTCAAGGATTGGCCGAAGACCACGGCCTCTCGCCTCTTGCTCGAACCAGGTGCGGACGTCTTCATCCGGTTCAACGAGGCTCTGTCAATCTTGCGTAAGGTAATTGCCATCGAGACCGGGCAAGAGCACTCGCTGGCACTGCCCGAAGGAAAACGCTTCGAAAGGCTGGTCAGCTCTCGTAAGCCTTTTGGTCTAGAGACCACGTTCAAAGGCAGGACGTCAAAGGCACCTGGCGACGTTCTCATCTATCAAAACGGTGGGACTGGGTATGTGGCTCGAGAATCGATCCCCTCGGGCGCTCACCTAATCGATGGCTGGAAGATCTATGTTGGGCGCGCCGCTCCCGGCACAGGAAACAAGGACACCTATCCCCATCGGATCATCAGCACGCCCTTCCTTGGTGAGAGCGGGAGCATCTCCTCCGAGACGTATCTCTGCATCGGAACCTTCGACACACGAGAAGAGGCGGAGAGCGCGCTGTCGTACCTCCGCTGCCGACTGACGCGTTTTCTCATCCTCCTTCACAAACCCTCGCAGGACACCACCCGGAAGGTCTACACCTTTGTTCCAACGCAGGCCTGGACGCGGGATTGGAATGATAGCGACCTCTACGAGAAGTACGGCCTTTCGGAAGACGAGATCGCTTTCGTCGAGCGGATCGTTCGACCGATGGAGGCGGACGAGTGA
- a CDS encoding alpha/beta hydrolase family protein, with product MGAGTLRGVLTATELGYASLILSYRNTAEGPRVGTGRTTLGHTETTDVDEAIGYAIRRGAQRIVLFGWSMGAAIDL from the coding sequence ATGGGCGCCGGCACTCTCCGCGGAGTCCTTACCGCAACCGAGCTCGGCTACGCCTCCCTGATCCTCAGCTACCGCAACACCGCAGAAGGGCCACGCGTCGGGACCGGCCGAACGACCCTCGGCCACACCGAGACCACCGACGTTGACGAAGCCATCGGATACGCCATCCGACGAGGGGCCCAGCGGATCGTGCTCTTCGGCTGGTCGATGGGAGCCGCCATCGACCTCTAA
- a CDS encoding N-6 DNA methylase: protein MNLKDAQRLVKSKQRVSEHGEVFTPAWMVEDMLDLVKHESERIDSRVLEPACGSGNFLVPVLARKLVTVQRRHGKSEFEKRHYALFALMCTYGIELLGDNAEECRDNLAEVFNTFLGISNDDQWAQAARVVLSVNIVQGDALTMAVPSGQPITFPEWGYLGKGKFQRRDFRYDDLTQRASYEGTLFGELDDDDLFVPAKTYPTMTVHQIAEAAA, encoded by the coding sequence GTGAACCTGAAGGACGCCCAACGCTTGGTGAAGTCCAAGCAACGCGTTTCGGAACACGGTGAGGTGTTCACGCCCGCGTGGATGGTCGAGGACATGCTCGATCTCGTTAAGCACGAGTCCGAGCGGATCGACTCTCGTGTGCTCGAACCGGCTTGTGGCTCCGGCAATTTCCTTGTCCCCGTCTTGGCCCGCAAGCTCGTCACCGTTCAGCGTCGCCACGGCAAGAGCGAGTTCGAGAAGCGCCACTACGCACTGTTCGCACTGATGTGTACTTACGGGATCGAGCTCCTCGGCGACAACGCCGAAGAGTGCCGCGACAATCTCGCCGAGGTTTTCAATACCTTCCTGGGCATCAGTAACGATGACCAGTGGGCACAAGCGGCGCGCGTAGTCCTATCCGTGAACATCGTCCAGGGCGATGCCTTGACCATGGCCGTGCCAAGCGGCCAGCCGATCACCTTCCCTGAATGGGGCTACCTCGGCAAAGGAAAGTTCCAGCGCCGCGACTTCCGCTATGACGACCTCACCCAGCGCGCCTCGTACGAGGGAACCCTGTTCGGCGAACTCGACGACGACGATCTCTTCGTCCCCGCCAAGACCTACCCGACGATGACGGTCCATCAGATCGCCGAGGCCGCCGCGTGA
- a CDS encoding helix-turn-helix domain-containing protein, with the protein MAEPWLSADDIAVHLGVTKDTVYTWIAEKTMPAHRVVRLWKFQASEIDDWVRAGAAASDQELPVAHPGVSGRSYAHDNDEHGEG; encoded by the coding sequence GTGGCTGAGCCATGGCTGTCCGCAGACGATATTGCCGTCCACCTCGGGGTCACCAAAGACACCGTCTACACCTGGATCGCCGAGAAGACCATGCCCGCCCACAGGGTCGTTCGCCTCTGGAAGTTCCAAGCCAGCGAGATCGACGACTGGGTGCGCGCGGGTGCAGCGGCCAGTGACCAAGAGCTCCCCGTAGCCCATCCCGGTGTCAGTGGTCGCTCCTACGCTCATGACAACGACGAGCACGGGGAAGGCTAA
- a CDS encoding DUF3052 domain-containing protein translates to MAPSPDAATSASAQLFGFTVGQIVQEIGYDADVDLDLRDAIEDTIDSDLEDEDTQEIVDAVIIWWRDDDGDLVDQLVDALAPLAPGAPIWLLVPKAGRPGHVEPAIIEESADLAGLKAMSSVSAAPDWSATRLGARSR, encoded by the coding sequence TTGGCACCGTCGCCCGACGCCGCCACGAGCGCATCGGCCCAGCTCTTCGGATTCACCGTGGGGCAGATTGTCCAGGAGATCGGTTATGACGCAGACGTCGACCTCGATTTACGCGATGCGATTGAGGATACGATCGACTCCGATTTAGAAGACGAGGACACTCAGGAGATTGTCGACGCCGTCATCATCTGGTGGCGAGACGACGACGGGGACCTAGTCGATCAGCTGGTGGACGCCCTCGCTCCGCTCGCGCCCGGCGCACCGATCTGGCTGCTCGTGCCCAAAGCTGGCCGCCCCGGCCATGTGGAACCTGCCATCATCGAGGAATCTGCTGACCTTGCGGGGCTCAAAGCGATGAGCTCTGTCAGCGCAGCGCCTGACTGGTCAGCGACTCGGCTTGGAGCTCGAAGCCGTTGA